The following proteins are encoded in a genomic region of Nocardioides sp. cx-173:
- a CDS encoding mismatch-specific DNA-glycosylase, which yields MTTPPPPERRSFTRAELESFRDALVPDLLPGPGQELRLLFVGINPGLWTAATSSHFAHPANRFYPALLQAGILERPISPSAGMTDADRDYLRSRGIGITNIVARATARASDLTADELRAGKAQLAALVRRTTPAVVAVAGITAYRTGWGLPKAVLGRQPEDLAGAELWVVPNPSGLNAHQTVATLAEAYAKPARAAGILT from the coding sequence GTGACCACGCCACCTCCTCCCGAGCGGCGCAGCTTCACCCGAGCCGAGCTGGAGTCCTTCCGCGACGCGCTCGTGCCCGACCTCCTCCCCGGCCCGGGCCAGGAGCTGCGGCTGCTGTTCGTCGGCATCAACCCCGGCCTCTGGACGGCGGCGACGAGCAGCCACTTCGCCCATCCCGCCAACCGCTTCTACCCGGCCCTGCTCCAGGCCGGCATCCTCGAGCGCCCGATCAGCCCGTCGGCGGGCATGACCGACGCCGATCGCGACTACCTGCGCTCTCGCGGCATCGGGATCACCAACATCGTGGCCCGCGCCACCGCCCGCGCCTCGGACCTGACCGCCGACGAGCTGCGCGCGGGCAAGGCGCAGCTCGCCGCACTCGTCCGGCGTACGACGCCGGCGGTGGTGGCCGTCGCGGGCATCACCGCCTACCGCACCGGGTGGGGGCTGCCGAAGGCTGTGCTCGGGCGGCAGCCCGAGGACCTGGCGGGCGCCGAGCTGTGGGTGGTGCCCAACCCGAGCGGCCTCAACGCGCACCAGACCGTCGCGACCCTCGCCGAGGCGTACGCCAAGCCGGCGCGTGCGGCCGGCATCCTGACCTGA
- a CDS encoding alpha/beta hydrolase has protein sequence MTSRLALPLATALLTAGLTAGLAAGLSAAPATSAAPAPAAPPTAAGKVTVTHGCLRSAPETKGGAPVKICYSVFKPARATAKRRVPMLMHSHGWGGSRTKDPAALAAFTRAGYGVISFDQRGWGESGGKAHVESPAYEGKDVRALVRLVSRLRWVRQDGRGDPRLGAIGGSYGGGYQLLGAFESLRLRGKPVFDALAPEITWHDLSQSLAPEGVTRTEWALGLSAAALPSQALPERVYQALVEGAATGQWPDGSLPGGQDLVSFFERNGPKWHADHGRRLDIPVLLGQGTTDTLFPLQQGLANWQRGLTKRARKQSIFVGYNGGHVLPNLLPAGIDVTSDPCSRRLAGGDFRALSIRFFDARLKGRKTGLRGWGRIHLATPSSTCTTVRSVAPTRRYAVGTVATTVGPAGAPVAVPVVKGPVRIAGSPYLTGKVTALGLENRAFYGLAVGTSPATARLVQNNVLPLREVSPVTGVARRVTLPSVAVNVPAGQTLYLLATAVSDTFVTMGSRTPGVVIIDDTVVSLPVVGR, from the coding sequence ATGACCTCCCGCCTCGCCCTGCCGCTCGCCACCGCCCTGCTGACCGCCGGCCTGACCGCCGGCCTGGCCGCCGGCCTGAGCGCCGCGCCCGCCACCTCCGCCGCCCCGGCGCCGGCGGCACCGCCGACCGCGGCGGGCAAGGTCACGGTGACCCACGGCTGCCTGAGGAGCGCCCCGGAGACGAAGGGCGGCGCGCCGGTCAAGATCTGCTACTCGGTCTTCAAGCCGGCGCGCGCCACCGCGAAGCGGCGGGTCCCGATGCTCATGCACAGCCACGGCTGGGGCGGGTCGCGCACCAAGGACCCGGCGGCGCTCGCCGCGTTCACCCGGGCCGGGTACGGCGTGATCTCGTTCGACCAGCGCGGCTGGGGCGAGTCCGGCGGCAAGGCGCACGTCGAGAGCCCCGCCTACGAGGGCAAGGACGTGCGGGCGCTGGTGCGGCTGGTCAGCCGGCTGCGCTGGGTGCGCCAGGACGGCAGGGGCGACCCGCGCCTCGGCGCGATCGGCGGCAGCTACGGCGGCGGCTACCAGCTGCTCGGCGCCTTCGAGTCCCTGCGGCTGCGGGGCAAGCCGGTCTTCGACGCCCTCGCGCCCGAGATCACCTGGCACGACCTCTCCCAGAGCCTCGCCCCCGAGGGCGTGACGCGCACCGAGTGGGCGCTGGGCCTGAGCGCCGCGGCACTGCCCTCGCAGGCGCTGCCCGAGCGCGTCTACCAGGCGCTGGTCGAGGGCGCCGCGACCGGCCAGTGGCCCGACGGCTCGCTGCCCGGCGGGCAGGACCTGGTGTCGTTCTTCGAGCGCAACGGACCCAAGTGGCACGCCGACCACGGTCGTCGTCTCGACATCCCGGTGCTCCTCGGCCAGGGCACCACCGACACCCTCTTCCCGCTGCAGCAGGGCCTGGCCAACTGGCAGCGCGGCCTCACCAAGCGCGCCCGCAAGCAGAGCATCTTCGTCGGCTACAACGGCGGCCACGTGCTGCCGAACCTGCTGCCCGCCGGGATCGACGTTACCTCCGACCCGTGCAGCAGGAGGCTCGCCGGCGGCGACTTCCGGGCGCTCTCGATCCGCTTCTTCGACGCCAGGCTCAAGGGGCGCAAGACCGGCCTGCGCGGCTGGGGCCGCATCCACCTCGCCACCCCGTCCAGCACCTGCACGACCGTGCGCTCGGTCGCGCCAACGCGGCGGTACGCCGTCGGCACGGTCGCCACCACCGTGGGACCGGCGGGCGCGCCGGTGGCGGTGCCGGTCGTGAAGGGCCCCGTACGGATCGCCGGGTCGCCGTACCTCACCGGCAAGGTCACCGCGCTCGGGCTCGAGAACCGCGCGTTCTACGGCCTGGCCGTCGGCACCTCGCCGGCGACCGCTCGCCTGGTGCAGAACAACGTGCTGCCGCTGCGCGAGGTCTCCCCCGTCACCGGGGTCGCGCGGCGGGTGACGCTGCCATCGGTGGCGGTGAACGTGCCCGCGGGGCAGACGCTGTACCTGCTGGCCACCGCGGTCAGCGACACGTTCGTGACCATGGGGTCGCGCACGCCGGGCGTCGTGATCATCGACGACACGGTCGTCTCCCTGCCCGTCGTGGGGCGTTGA
- a CDS encoding site-specific DNA-methyltransferase, protein MTVEPPPWNTFVAGDNLDVLPGLPPGSVDLVYIDPPYNTGNDFAYADDIRGVGGASRHEAWVAMMRPRLVAAREVLADTGAIFVSIDDNEAAYLRLLMDEVYGEQNLLAQIVVNLNPKGRQLGKGFATNHEYLLVYARDARRCVLDASTSDTVDERDFPLAGPDGRRFRHLPLRNTNKKFNPATARTLHFPVWGDPVGGAVRTAPFEGAVEVLPVFGDGTPAVWRWSRPRIDERPDDLVCRVIKGVRGARVDVFQKDWLHRDVPGGRRKKLRTIWMAEEVGSTDTAVAELKAVLGHVFESPKPTGLILRILQTMPADARVLDFFAGSGTTGHAVALANAADGGTRTCLSVNSTEPTRVGSNAQLAGYATVADVTRARLRAVAERVGGGFADLTP, encoded by the coding sequence GTGACCGTCGAACCCCCGCCGTGGAACACGTTCGTCGCGGGCGACAACCTCGACGTGCTCCCCGGGCTCCCGCCCGGCAGCGTCGACCTGGTCTACATCGACCCGCCCTACAACACCGGCAACGACTTCGCCTACGCCGACGACATCCGCGGCGTCGGCGGCGCGAGCCGGCATGAGGCCTGGGTGGCGATGATGCGGCCTCGCCTCGTGGCCGCGCGCGAGGTGCTCGCGGACACCGGCGCGATCTTCGTCAGCATCGACGACAACGAGGCGGCGTACCTGCGCCTGCTCATGGACGAGGTGTACGGCGAGCAGAACCTGCTCGCGCAGATCGTGGTCAACCTCAACCCCAAGGGCCGCCAGCTGGGCAAGGGGTTCGCGACCAACCACGAGTACCTGCTCGTCTACGCGCGCGACGCCCGCCGCTGCGTGCTCGACGCCAGCACCAGCGACACCGTCGACGAGCGCGACTTCCCGCTGGCCGGGCCCGACGGGCGGCGCTTCCGGCACCTGCCGTTGCGCAACACGAACAAGAAGTTCAACCCCGCGACCGCGCGCACCCTGCACTTCCCGGTCTGGGGCGACCCGGTCGGCGGCGCGGTCCGCACGGCGCCGTTCGAGGGCGCGGTCGAGGTGCTGCCGGTGTTCGGCGACGGCACCCCGGCGGTCTGGCGGTGGAGCCGGCCGCGCATCGACGAGCGCCCCGACGACCTCGTGTGCCGCGTCATCAAGGGGGTGCGCGGCGCGCGGGTCGACGTGTTCCAGAAGGACTGGCTGCACCGCGACGTCCCGGGCGGGCGCCGCAAGAAGCTGCGCACCATCTGGATGGCCGAGGAGGTCGGCTCCACCGACACCGCGGTCGCCGAGCTCAAGGCGGTGCTCGGCCACGTCTTCGAGTCGCCCAAGCCGACCGGGTTGATCCTGCGGATCCTGCAGACGATGCCCGCGGACGCGCGGGTGCTCGACTTCTTCGCCGGCAGCGGTACGACGGGGCACGCGGTGGCGCTCGCCAACGCCGCCGACGGCGGCACCCGCACCTGCCTCTCGGTGAACTCGACCGAGCCCACCCGGGTCGGCTCCAACGCCCAGCTCGCGGGCTACGCCACCGTCGCCGACGTCACCCGCGCCCGGCTGCGCGCCGTGGCCGAGCGGGTCGGCGGCGGGTTCGCCGACCTGACGCCGTAA
- a CDS encoding phosphodiester glycosidase family protein, giving the protein MRTRLPQVAALLLGCTLLAAPSPSVGGGPDDPRRPGVSEVSRVPQTSDGVRGEIAAPLPGPSLRRATRELAPPVSWRVAPGITYSRWDQLDARGPVRAHLLTVDPKVRGVNLGYGSPGAVRRTDEVSDILARHDAIAGVNGDFFDIGDTGAPLGIGRSRLRGLLHGPRSGWNSAFFLDAKGRPDIGPLTPALVVAHRPGLVITNVNSPSVQPDGIGLYTSKWGRTSGYRVTDGVRTGVRMVRVVKRRVVEVGTRLPVGTPVRGQLLIGRGAGATRLAALRPGSWVTVRGGIAEGPQMAITGNRFLVRDGVMEVVDDRELHPRTAVGIDRDTGQVLLLVIDGRQDFSRGHTMVELAELMIELGADEALNLDGGGSTTMVAPGRRGAVGVRNSPSDGAQRQVANAIEVTYTRPRRP; this is encoded by the coding sequence GTGCGCACACGACTTCCCCAGGTCGCAGCCCTGCTTCTCGGCTGCACCCTCCTCGCGGCGCCGTCACCCTCGGTCGGCGGCGGACCCGACGACCCGCGGCGACCCGGCGTCTCCGAGGTCTCTCGCGTCCCCCAGACCTCCGACGGGGTCCGCGGCGAGATCGCCGCGCCGCTGCCCGGCCCGTCCCTGCGCCGGGCCACCCGCGAGCTCGCCCCGCCCGTCTCCTGGCGCGTCGCGCCGGGCATCACCTACAGCCGCTGGGACCAGCTCGACGCGCGCGGCCCGGTCCGCGCCCACCTGCTGACCGTCGACCCGAAGGTCCGGGGGGTCAACCTCGGCTACGGGTCGCCCGGGGCCGTCCGCCGTACCGACGAGGTCAGCGACATCCTCGCCCGCCACGACGCGATCGCCGGGGTCAACGGCGACTTCTTCGACATCGGTGACACCGGCGCTCCCCTCGGCATCGGCCGGAGCCGCCTGCGCGGGCTGCTGCACGGGCCCCGCAGCGGCTGGAACTCCGCGTTCTTCCTCGACGCCAAGGGCCGGCCCGACATCGGCCCCCTCACGCCGGCCCTGGTCGTGGCGCACCGCCCCGGGCTGGTCATCACCAACGTCAACTCGCCGTCGGTGCAGCCCGACGGCATCGGCCTCTACACCAGCAAGTGGGGGCGCACCTCGGGCTACCGCGTCACCGACGGCGTCCGCACCGGCGTGCGGATGGTGCGGGTCGTGAAGCGCCGGGTCGTCGAGGTGGGGACCCGGCTCCCGGTCGGCACCCCCGTGCGCGGTCAGCTGCTCATCGGTCGCGGCGCCGGCGCCACGCGCCTGGCCGCCCTGCGCCCTGGCTCGTGGGTCACCGTGCGCGGCGGCATCGCCGAGGGGCCGCAGATGGCCATCACCGGCAACAGGTTCCTGGTGCGCGACGGCGTCATGGAGGTGGTCGACGACCGCGAGCTGCACCCGCGCACGGCGGTCGGGATCGACCGCGACACCGGCCAGGTGCTGCTGCTGGTGATCGACGGCCGCCAGGACTTCAGCCGCGGCCACACGATGGTGGAGCTGGCCGAGCTGATGATCGAGCTCGGCGCCGACGAGGCGCTCAACCTCGACGGCGGCGGGTCGACGACCATGGTCGCGCCCGGCCGCCGCGGCGCGGTGGGCGTGCGCAACAGCCCCTCCGACGGCGCGCAGCGCCAGGTCGCCAACGCGATCGAGGTCACCTACACCCGGCCGCGCCGCCCCTAG
- the glgA gene encoding glycogen synthase — MRVDVLSKEYPPEVYGGAGVHVTELVRALRARPDIDARVQAFGAPRAEAGTSSYPDLAELASANPALRTLGVDLAIADACAGTDLVHSHTWYANMAGHLASLLYGVPHVVSAHSLEPLRPWKAEQLGGGYAVSSWVERTAYEAAAAVIAVSSAMRDDVLSAYPAIDPARVHVVHNGIDTEDWAPVVDPDRVRELGVDPDRRSVLFVGRITRQKGLPLFLRAVAELPDDVQIVLCAGAPDTPEIQAEVEVLVADLAARRTGVVWISEMLPRHDVTRLLTNATVFACPSIYEPLGIVNLEAMACETAVVATATGGIPEVVVDGETGRLVPIAQATDGTGTPLDPDAYVADFAAALREVVGDPARAAAMGVAGRRRAVESFGWSAIAERTVGIYRSLL; from the coding sequence GTGAGGGTCGACGTGCTGAGCAAGGAGTACCCACCGGAGGTCTACGGCGGCGCCGGCGTGCACGTCACCGAGCTGGTCCGCGCGCTGCGCGCCCGCCCGGACATCGACGCCCGCGTGCAGGCGTTCGGCGCGCCGCGCGCCGAGGCCGGCACGTCGTCGTACCCCGACCTGGCCGAGCTGGCTTCTGCCAACCCGGCGCTGCGCACGCTCGGCGTCGACCTCGCGATCGCCGACGCCTGCGCCGGCACCGACCTGGTGCACTCGCACACGTGGTACGCCAACATGGCCGGCCACCTCGCCTCGCTGCTGTACGGCGTCCCGCACGTGGTGTCGGCCCACTCGCTCGAGCCGCTGCGGCCGTGGAAGGCCGAGCAGCTCGGCGGTGGCTACGCCGTGTCCTCCTGGGTGGAGCGCACCGCCTACGAGGCCGCGGCCGCGGTCATCGCGGTGTCGTCGGCGATGCGCGACGACGTGCTCTCCGCCTATCCCGCGATCGACCCGGCGCGGGTGCACGTCGTGCACAACGGCATCGACACCGAGGACTGGGCACCGGTCGTCGACCCCGACCGCGTGCGCGAGCTCGGCGTCGACCCCGACCGCCGCTCGGTGCTCTTCGTCGGCCGGATCACCCGCCAGAAGGGGCTGCCGCTCTTCCTGCGCGCCGTGGCCGAGCTGCCGGACGACGTGCAGATCGTGCTCTGCGCGGGGGCCCCCGACACCCCGGAGATCCAGGCCGAGGTCGAGGTGCTCGTGGCCGACCTCGCCGCCCGGCGTACCGGCGTCGTCTGGATCAGCGAGATGCTCCCGCGCCACGACGTCACCCGGCTGCTGACCAACGCCACGGTGTTCGCGTGCCCGTCGATCTACGAGCCCCTGGGCATCGTCAACCTGGAGGCCATGGCCTGCGAGACCGCCGTCGTCGCGACCGCGACCGGCGGCATCCCCGAGGTCGTCGTCGACGGCGAGACCGGTCGCCTGGTCCCGATCGCGCAGGCCACCGACGGCACCGGCACCCCGCTCGACCCCGACGCCTACGTCGCCGACTTCGCCGCCGCTCTCCGCGAGGTCGTCGGCGACCCCGCGCGGGCCGCGGCTATGGGCGTCGCCGGCCGTCGCCGCGCCGTCGAGTCGTTCGGCTGGTCGGCCATCGCGGAGCGCACCGTCGGCATCTACCGCTCGCTGCTCTGA
- the glgC gene encoding glucose-1-phosphate adenylyltransferase: MSARKRVLAIVLAGGEGKRLMPLTADRAKPAVPFAGIYRLIDFALSNVVNSGYLRVVVLTQYKSHSLDRHVTQTWRMSTMLGNYVTPVPAQQRVGKHWYLGSADAIFQSLNLLRDEKPDIVVVVGADHVYRMDFAQMVQQHCDSDAACTVAAIRQPIELADQFGVIDVHPDDPSRIREFLEKPTDPIGLPDNPGEVLASMGNYVFDADALIEAVTRDATTQGSKHDMGGDIVPYFVRREQAGVYDYRDNVVPGATDRDRGYWRDVGTLGSYYAAQMDVVSPLPVFNLYNFAWPIFTSYGPHPPAKVVQGADGTEATVDEALLSPGVVVSGARVNRSVLSPGVRVEAGAVVDGSVLMNGVHIGAGAVVRHAILDKNVIIPDGAQVGVDLEADRARGFVVEDGLTVLGKDQRF, encoded by the coding sequence ATGAGTGCGCGCAAGAGGGTCCTGGCCATCGTGCTGGCCGGCGGCGAGGGCAAGCGCCTGATGCCGCTGACCGCCGACCGCGCCAAGCCCGCCGTCCCGTTCGCGGGCATCTACCGGCTGATCGACTTCGCGCTGTCCAACGTGGTCAACAGCGGCTACCTCAGGGTGGTCGTGCTGACCCAGTACAAGTCGCACAGCCTCGACCGGCACGTCACCCAGACCTGGCGGATGTCGACGATGCTCGGCAACTACGTGACGCCGGTGCCGGCGCAGCAGCGGGTGGGCAAGCACTGGTACCTCGGCAGCGCCGACGCCATCTTCCAGTCCCTCAACCTGCTCCGCGACGAGAAGCCGGACATCGTGGTCGTCGTCGGCGCCGACCACGTCTACCGCATGGACTTCGCGCAGATGGTGCAGCAGCACTGCGACAGCGACGCCGCCTGCACGGTCGCCGCGATCCGGCAGCCGATCGAGCTGGCCGACCAGTTCGGCGTGATCGACGTCCACCCCGACGACCCGTCGCGGATCCGGGAGTTCCTGGAGAAGCCCACCGACCCGATCGGGCTGCCGGACAACCCCGGCGAGGTGCTGGCGTCGATGGGCAACTACGTCTTCGACGCCGATGCCCTGATCGAGGCCGTCACCCGCGACGCCACCACCCAGGGCTCCAAGCACGACATGGGCGGCGACATCGTGCCCTACTTCGTACGACGCGAGCAGGCCGGCGTCTACGACTACCGGGACAACGTGGTGCCCGGCGCCACCGACCGCGACCGCGGCTACTGGCGCGACGTCGGGACGCTCGGCTCCTACTACGCCGCGCAGATGGACGTCGTCTCGCCGCTGCCGGTCTTCAACCTCTACAACTTCGCGTGGCCGATCTTCACCTCCTACGGCCCGCACCCTCCGGCCAAGGTCGTGCAGGGCGCCGACGGCACCGAGGCCACCGTCGACGAGGCGCTGCTCTCGCCCGGTGTCGTCGTCAGCGGCGCGCGGGTCAACCGCTCGGTCCTGTCACCGGGCGTGCGCGTCGAGGCCGGCGCGGTGGTCGACGGCTCGGTGCTGATGAACGGCGTCCACATCGGCGCCGGCGCCGTGGTGCGGCACGCGATCCTCGACAAGAACGTGATCATCCCCGACGGCGCGCAGGTGGGCGTCGACCTCGAGGCCGACCGCGCCCGCGGCTTCGTGGTCGAGGACGGCCTGACCGTCCTGGGCAAGGACCAGAGGTTCTGA
- a CDS encoding matrixin family metalloprotease has product MGGSGWSRRRADRQWQRDLLREIRAMETTDAGPDGADVTPIRGGLPRPPRRRRRGRERAERPPGATPDRRRTYFTIGFTVAVIVGLVGLNLSPGAAQVRSWLGIEDRLNDRVAGDGSGSYEFLSTRPGTDQPVAWSPCRPVEYVVNPDGAPDDWEDLLDDAVETISEATGLRFEDGGTTDDRDFEGRVDPSGRPGPVLIGWADADEVEGLAGDVAGLAGPMGRDDGMFTRYVTGRVVLDRDAFEEIEATRDPEAQQRAIIVHELGHLVGLDHVDDPNELMYPTAQVTSLGPGDLSGLAILGDAPCG; this is encoded by the coding sequence ATGGGAGGGTCCGGATGGTCACGGCGGCGCGCCGATCGGCAGTGGCAGCGCGACCTGCTGCGCGAGATCCGGGCCATGGAGACGACCGACGCGGGCCCTGACGGGGCGGACGTCACGCCGATCCGGGGCGGCCTGCCGCGCCCCCCGCGACGGCGCCGCCGAGGCCGGGAGCGGGCCGAGCGGCCGCCCGGAGCCACCCCGGATCGTCGCCGGACCTACTTCACCATCGGCTTCACCGTCGCCGTGATCGTCGGGCTGGTGGGTCTCAACCTCAGCCCCGGGGCCGCCCAGGTCCGCAGCTGGCTGGGCATCGAGGACCGGCTCAACGACCGGGTCGCCGGCGACGGGAGCGGCAGCTACGAGTTCCTGTCGACGCGTCCAGGGACCGACCAGCCGGTCGCGTGGAGCCCCTGCCGCCCGGTCGAGTACGTCGTCAACCCCGACGGGGCGCCGGACGACTGGGAGGACCTGCTCGACGACGCGGTCGAGACCATCAGCGAGGCCACCGGGCTGCGGTTCGAGGACGGCGGCACCACCGACGACCGCGACTTCGAGGGCCGCGTGGACCCGTCGGGGCGGCCAGGTCCGGTGCTCATCGGGTGGGCGGACGCCGACGAGGTCGAGGGACTGGCCGGCGACGTCGCCGGGCTGGCCGGGCCGATGGGCCGCGACGACGGGATGTTCACCCGGTACGTCACCGGCCGGGTCGTCCTGGACCGGGACGCCTTCGAGGAGATCGAGGCCACGCGCGACCCGGAGGCCCAGCAGCGCGCGATCATCGTGCACGAGCTCGGCCACCTGGTCGGTCTCGACCACGTCGACGACCCGAACGAGCTGATGTACCCCACCGCCCAGGTGACCAGCCTGGGCCCCGGCGACCTCAGCGGCCTGGCCATCCTCGGCGACGCGCCCTGCGGCTGA